From the genome of Phreatobacter cathodiphilus, one region includes:
- a CDS encoding ABC transporter substrate-binding protein, whose amino-acid sequence MAVFNRNGIDRRSLLASLGVSGALVAAPSVLRAQTREIVVGGAASHKPWVEAHVAPLFERKYNAKLTFEGTRSLVNLEKMQKNKDRPYLSVVQMDDPVMILAVKEQLLEPITAAKASNLAKLKPGTVHMEGQWANYLQPWQGIAYNTNVIKTPPASWAEAYDPKYKGRIIIPSLQNTEGLPNLFMASHLATGKPMAEATRDTESGFKKLISLKPNLLTVYNQMPQAFSLLEQGEAHMIVGALSSFALARRQDGAPIALAAPKEGIFPVPSGIAVVKGGPNQDLAFAYVNELLGAEVQAKIAPPTFALPTNVDVPPPPGMPTGVAVHTIDWAFVADNRNDWVKRWDREMSM is encoded by the coding sequence ATGGCAGTCTTCAACCGTAACGGGATCGATCGGCGCAGCCTGCTGGCAAGCCTCGGGGTCAGCGGCGCGTTGGTCGCCGCGCCTTCTGTGCTGCGGGCGCAGACGCGCGAGATCGTGGTCGGCGGCGCTGCCAGCCACAAGCCCTGGGTCGAGGCCCATGTGGCGCCGCTGTTCGAGCGGAAATACAACGCCAAGCTGACCTTCGAGGGCACCCGCTCGCTGGTGAACCTCGAGAAGATGCAGAAGAACAAGGACCGGCCGTACCTCTCCGTCGTGCAGATGGACGATCCGGTGATGATCCTCGCGGTGAAGGAGCAGCTGCTGGAGCCGATCACGGCCGCCAAGGCGTCGAACCTCGCCAAGCTGAAGCCGGGCACCGTCCACATGGAGGGGCAGTGGGCGAACTACCTGCAGCCCTGGCAGGGCATCGCCTACAACACCAACGTCATCAAGACGCCGCCGGCCTCCTGGGCCGAGGCCTACGACCCGAAATACAAGGGCCGCATCATCATTCCGTCGCTGCAGAACACGGAAGGCCTGCCCAATCTGTTCATGGCCTCGCACCTGGCCACCGGCAAGCCGATGGCGGAAGCGACGCGGGACACGGAATCGGGCTTCAAGAAGCTCATTTCGCTCAAACCGAACCTGCTCACCGTCTACAATCAGATGCCGCAGGCCTTCAGCTTGCTGGAGCAGGGCGAGGCGCACATGATCGTCGGTGCGCTCTCCTCCTTCGCCCTGGCGCGCCGGCAGGACGGCGCCCCCATCGCGCTCGCCGCGCCGAAGGAGGGCATCTTCCCGGTGCCCTCGGGAATCGCGGTGGTGAAGGGCGGACCGAACCAGGACCTCGCCTTCGCCTATGTGAACGAGCTCCTCGGCGCCGAGGTGCAGGCCAAGATCGCCCCGCCCACCTTCGCCTTGCCGACCAACGTGGACGTTCCGCCGCCGCCCGGCATGCCCACCGGCGTCGCCGTCCACACCATCGACTGGGCCTTCGTCGCGGACAACCGCAACGACTGGGTGAAGCGCTGGGATCGCGAGATGTCCATGTAA
- a CDS encoding amidase — MPIDMTAAFAFWPPVAAIAAAVNAGRSTAGAETARALARIRELDGEIGAFTSVDEADAARRAAAVDARIAAGERLPLAGVPVAIKDNIWVKGHPITQGSMLFRAFIAPEDAEAVARLVAAGAVIVGIANTSEFAAKGQTTNLLHGATRNPWNTAMTPGGSSGGPVAAVASGMVPLAIGTDAGGSSRRPPAHTGLVGLKPSFGAIPYGPGFPEPFFGISCICPIARTVADTALAFEVMAGTSLVDPHSAPLPPDGGLRPDRMRIAYTPRWGLDVPVEPEVAARVDACVASLRAAGLAIVDADPRWPAGAAETGLGAIQQSGLAALHGEAWRQRPDLIDPDLGAQIAAGLTLSGADVARALLLSEEVAIAGAAFFREGGIDAAIGPTTPCAAWPVEHLGPATIAGMPVGPRGHAVFTPLFNHTRQPAISIPCGLDGAGLPLGLQIVMPRGRDRELLRVAAALEAILAG, encoded by the coding sequence GTGCCCATCGACATGACCGCCGCCTTCGCCTTCTGGCCGCCCGTCGCCGCCATCGCCGCGGCGGTGAACGCGGGGCGGAGCACGGCCGGCGCGGAGACGGCGCGGGCGCTCGCCCGAATTCGCGAGCTCGATGGCGAAATCGGCGCCTTCACCTCCGTCGACGAGGCTGACGCGGCGCGCCGCGCGGCGGCGGTCGACGCCCGCATCGCGGCGGGAGAACGGCTACCGCTCGCCGGGGTTCCCGTCGCGATCAAGGACAATATCTGGGTGAAGGGTCACCCAATCACCCAGGGTTCGATGCTTTTCCGCGCGTTCATCGCGCCGGAGGACGCCGAGGCCGTGGCGAGGCTGGTTGCGGCGGGGGCGGTGATCGTCGGCATCGCCAACACGTCGGAATTCGCCGCCAAGGGCCAGACCACCAATCTTCTCCACGGCGCGACGCGCAATCCCTGGAACACCGCCATGACGCCCGGCGGGTCCTCCGGCGGACCGGTGGCGGCGGTGGCGAGCGGCATGGTGCCGCTGGCGATCGGCACCGATGCGGGCGGGTCGAGTCGGCGTCCTCCCGCCCATACCGGCCTCGTCGGCCTGAAGCCCTCCTTCGGCGCCATTCCTTATGGCCCCGGCTTCCCCGAGCCCTTCTTCGGCATTTCCTGCATCTGCCCCATCGCCCGCACCGTGGCGGACACGGCCCTCGCCTTCGAGGTCATGGCGGGAACGAGCCTCGTCGATCCCCATTCGGCGCCGCTGCCGCCGGACGGCGGCCTGCGGCCGGACCGGATGCGGATCGCCTACACGCCGCGCTGGGGCCTCGATGTGCCGGTGGAGCCGGAGGTCGCCGCCCGCGTCGATGCCTGCGTCGCCAGTCTGCGCGCAGCCGGCCTGGCCATCGTCGACGCCGATCCGCGCTGGCCTGCGGGCGCGGCGGAGACGGGGCTCGGTGCCATCCAGCAGAGCGGGCTCGCTGCCTTGCACGGCGAGGCGTGGCGGCAGCGGCCGGACCTGATCGACCCCGACCTCGGGGCGCAAATCGCGGCCGGTCTCACGCTCTCCGGTGCAGACGTCGCCCGCGCACTGCTGCTCTCGGAGGAGGTGGCGATCGCCGGCGCCGCCTTCTTCCGGGAAGGCGGGATCGACGCCGCCATCGGACCGACCACGCCCTGCGCCGCTTGGCCGGTGGAGCACCTGGGCCCCGCCACCATCGCGGGAATGCCGGTAGGACCGCGCGGCCATGCCGTGTTCACGCCGCTGTTCAACCACACGCGCCAGCCGGCGATCTCCATTCCCTGCGGGCTCGACGGGGCGGGTCTGCCGCTCGGCCTGCAGATCGTCATGCCGCGCGGGCGCGACCGCGAGCTGCTCAGGGTGGCGGCGGCGCTGGAGGCGATCCTCGCCGGCTGA
- a CDS encoding ArsR/SmtB family transcription factor → MLQYQVQPLDRAFQALGDPARRAMVERLSVGPASVSDLARPLPMTLSAVVQHLKILEEAGLVKSAKVGRVRTCSLDIGAMDRVESWLAERKRFWSQQYDQLEAYLARTAPENSDP, encoded by the coding sequence ATGCTACAGTATCAAGTCCAGCCACTCGACCGCGCCTTCCAAGCCCTCGGCGATCCCGCCCGGCGGGCCATGGTGGAGCGTCTGAGCGTTGGTCCCGCTTCGGTCAGCGACCTCGCAAGGCCGTTGCCCATGACCCTGTCGGCGGTCGTCCAGCACCTGAAGATCCTGGAGGAGGCCGGCCTCGTGAAGAGCGCGAAGGTCGGCCGCGTCCGGACCTGTTCACTCGACATCGGCGCGATGGATCGCGTCGAGAGCTGGCTCGCCGAGCGCAAGCGGTTCTGGAGCCAGCAATACGACCAGCTCGAAGCCTATCTCGCCAGGACCGCACCGGAGAACAGCGACCCATGA
- a CDS encoding SRPBCC domain-containing protein, with protein MTVTNASFTIERVLNASPARVFAAYTTIEAKSQWFRAPAEIETLDRHLDFRPGGEERFRARWPGGLETDFQATYHDIVENERIILVYDLFHNRDKLSVSLLTLEFRAEGSKTRLLHTEQGSYLVGGAEAVQGRQHGTTWHIDNLVALIEGHEPRAFS; from the coding sequence ATGACCGTCACCAACGCCAGTTTCACCATCGAACGGGTGCTGAATGCGTCGCCGGCCCGCGTCTTTGCGGCCTACACGACGATCGAGGCCAAGAGCCAATGGTTCAGGGCGCCCGCCGAGATCGAGACGCTCGACCGCCACCTCGACTTTCGGCCCGGAGGCGAAGAGCGCTTCCGCGCGCGCTGGCCAGGCGGATTGGAGACCGATTTTCAGGCGACCTACCACGACATCGTCGAGAACGAGCGGATCATCCTCGTCTACGACCTGTTCCACAACCGCGACAAGCTGTCCGTCTCGCTCCTGACGCTGGAGTTCAGGGCCGAGGGCAGCAAGACGCGCCTCCTGCACACCGAACAGGGTTCCTACCTCGTCGGTGGCGCGGAAGCCGTGCAGGGTCGTCAGCACGGAACGACCTGGCACATCGACAATCTGGTCGCGCTCATCGAAGGGCACGAACCCCGGGCCTTCTCATGA
- a CDS encoding glutathione S-transferase family protein: protein MTIELFAHPFSSYCQKVLIAFYENDVPFTYRMLEDEGVGDELSALWPMKRFPILRDDGRVVLEASIVIEHLQNHHPGPVRLIPDDPDLALEARMLDRVFDNYVMTPQGRFVFDALRPAEHRDPFGVDEARRMLDTSYAWLDRRMAGRTWAVGESFTLADCAAAPSLFYADWTHPIPARFESLHAYRARLLQRPSFARAVEEARPFRHYFPLGAPDRD from the coding sequence ATGACCATCGAACTCTTCGCCCATCCCTTCTCGTCCTACTGCCAGAAGGTGCTCATCGCCTTCTACGAGAACGACGTGCCGTTCACCTACCGCATGCTGGAGGATGAGGGCGTCGGCGACGAACTCTCCGCACTCTGGCCGATGAAGCGCTTTCCCATCTTGCGGGACGATGGCCGGGTCGTGCTGGAGGCCTCCATCGTGATCGAGCATCTCCAGAACCATCACCCGGGACCGGTGCGCCTGATCCCGGACGATCCGGATCTCGCGCTCGAGGCGCGCATGCTCGACCGCGTCTTCGACAACTACGTCATGACCCCGCAGGGCAGGTTCGTCTTCGACGCCCTGCGGCCGGCGGAGCACCGCGATCCCTTCGGCGTCGACGAGGCCCGCAGGATGCTCGACACCAGCTACGCCTGGCTCGACCGCCGCATGGCAGGCCGGACATGGGCGGTCGGAGAAAGCTTCACGCTGGCCGACTGCGCGGCGGCCCCCTCGCTGTTCTATGCCGACTGGACTCACCCGATTCCCGCCCGTTTCGAGAGCCTGCACGCCTATCGCGCGCGCTTGCTTCAGCGACCGTCCTTCGCCCGGGCGGTCGAGGAGGCGCGTCCGTTCCGGCATTATTTCCCGCTCGGCGCGCCGGACAGGGACTAG
- a CDS encoding ATP-dependent helicase, which yields MSEIIDSPPGSEAVDHLDRLNPAQRAAVEHGEGGIAEPLLVIAGAGSGKTDTLAHRVAHLIVKGADPRRILLMTFSRRAAAEMKNRVERIARRVMGEKAATLTEGLTWAGTFHAIGARVLRDYALEIGLDPAFTIHDREDSADLMNLVRHELGLSGADSRFPTKGTCLAIYSRAVNMQADIAPVLARHFPWCAGWAEELKRLFAAYVEAKQAQNVLDYDDLLLWWAQMCAEPSMAAHLGSRFDHILVDEYQDTNRLQAAILLALKPEGRGLTVVGDDAQSIYSFRAAEVRNILDFPRSFPVPARIVTLDRNYRSTDTILDAANRVIGEAAERFTKDLWTERRSHEKPELVSVRDEADQAQFVAASVLAAREEGIALKSQAVLIRAAHHSGPLEVELTRRNIPFVKFGGLKFLDSAHVKDVLAVLRFAENPKDRVAAFRVMQLMPGIGPSAAAAAMGAMAMALDPVLGLQVYRAPARAQEHWPAFVDLFAELRSKRAWPSDLERVRLWYEPHLERRHEDATSRHADLVQLEQIASGYASRERFLTELTLDPPDATSDEAGPPHLDEDYLILSTIHSAKGQEWTKVFILNAVDGCIPSDLAVGTKEEVEEERRLLYVAMTRARDSLHVVTPQRFFVHGQAARGDRHVYASRSRFISADMLDRFARLSWPPPSGEAGGRAPRPDVQVDLKARMRGMWR from the coding sequence ATGTCCGAGATCATCGATTCGCCGCCCGGCAGCGAGGCCGTCGACCACCTCGACCGGCTCAATCCGGCCCAGCGGGCGGCGGTCGAGCACGGCGAGGGCGGCATTGCCGAGCCGCTTCTGGTCATCGCCGGCGCCGGATCGGGCAAGACCGACACGCTCGCCCATCGTGTCGCCCATCTCATCGTGAAGGGGGCCGATCCCCGACGCATCCTGCTCATGACCTTCTCCCGTCGGGCGGCGGCGGAGATGAAGAACCGCGTCGAGCGCATCGCGCGCCGGGTGATGGGGGAGAAGGCCGCGACGCTGACCGAGGGGCTGACCTGGGCGGGGACCTTCCACGCCATCGGGGCGAGGGTCCTGCGCGACTATGCCCTCGAGATCGGCCTCGACCCCGCCTTCACCATCCACGACCGGGAGGATTCGGCCGATCTGATGAACCTCGTGCGCCACGAGCTCGGCCTCTCCGGCGCCGACAGTCGGTTCCCGACGAAGGGCACGTGCCTGGCCATCTATTCGCGGGCCGTGAACATGCAGGCCGACATCGCGCCCGTCCTCGCCAGACATTTTCCCTGGTGCGCCGGCTGGGCCGAGGAGCTCAAGCGGCTCTTCGCCGCCTATGTCGAGGCCAAGCAGGCGCAGAACGTCCTCGACTACGACGACCTGCTCCTGTGGTGGGCGCAGATGTGTGCCGAGCCCTCGATGGCCGCCCATCTCGGCTCGCGCTTCGACCATATCCTCGTTGACGAGTACCAGGACACGAACCGCCTCCAGGCGGCGATCCTGCTGGCGCTCAAGCCGGAGGGCCGGGGGCTCACGGTCGTCGGCGACGACGCGCAGTCCATCTATTCGTTCCGGGCCGCCGAGGTGCGCAACATCCTCGATTTCCCCCGGTCCTTTCCCGTGCCCGCCCGTATCGTCACCCTGGACCGGAACTACCGCTCGACCGACACCATCCTCGATGCCGCCAACCGCGTGATCGGCGAGGCGGCCGAACGTTTCACCAAGGATCTGTGGACCGAGCGGCGATCCCACGAGAAGCCGGAACTCGTCAGCGTCCGCGACGAGGCCGACCAGGCCCAATTCGTCGCCGCGAGCGTGCTCGCCGCGCGTGAGGAGGGCATCGCGCTGAAATCGCAGGCCGTGCTGATTCGCGCCGCCCACCATTCCGGACCGCTGGAGGTCGAGCTGACCCGGCGCAACATCCCCTTCGTCAAGTTCGGCGGGTTGAAGTTCCTCGACAGCGCCCATGTGAAGGACGTGCTCGCCGTCCTGCGCTTCGCCGAGAATCCGAAGGACCGGGTGGCCGCCTTCCGCGTCATGCAGCTCATGCCGGGGATCGGGCCGAGCGCGGCCGCCGCCGCGATGGGGGCCATGGCCATGGCGCTCGACCCGGTGCTGGGCCTCCAGGTCTATCGGGCCCCGGCGCGGGCGCAGGAGCACTGGCCGGCCTTCGTCGATCTCTTCGCCGAGCTGCGCTCGAAGCGGGCATGGCCGTCCGACCTGGAACGCGTCCGGCTCTGGTACGAGCCCCATCTGGAGCGCCGCCATGAGGACGCGACCTCGCGCCATGCGGACCTCGTGCAGCTCGAGCAGATCGCCTCCGGCTACGCCTCGCGCGAGCGCTTCCTCACCGAACTGACGCTCGACCCGCCGGACGCGACCAGCGACGAGGCGGGCCCACCGCATCTCGACGAGGACTATCTCATTCTCTCGACCATCCATTCAGCCAAGGGCCAGGAATGGACGAAGGTGTTCATCCTCAACGCCGTCGACGGCTGTATCCCATCCGATCTCGCCGTCGGCACGAAGGAGGAGGTCGAGGAGGAGAGGCGGCTGCTCTACGTCGCCATGACCCGCGCCCGGGACAGTCTCCACGTCGTGACGCCGCAGCGATTCTTCGTGCACGGTCAGGCGGCGCGCGGCGACCGGCACGTCTATGCCTCGCGCAGCCGCTTCATCAGTGCCGACATGCTCGACCGCTTCGCCCGCCTGTCGTGGCCGCCCCCGTCGGGGGAAGCGGGCGGGCGGGCGCCTCGGCCCGACGTGCAGGTTGACCTGAAGGCGAGGATGCGCGGCATGTGGCGCTGA
- a CDS encoding tetratricopeptide repeat protein — protein MAPIDGRGLPITTSSGEAAALYREGVDLLLSAWPGAVETLRRAVEADPGFALAHAALARAHAVRAEPQDARRHIAQAVELAQVNGTERERSHVEALSLAIGGQGARALDRVLTHLDTWPRDVVIFGLPLGAFGLFAFSGMAGHDQARVDLCERHAAQFSDEDWWFLTYRGWSQAENGAVALGRDLAERGFALRPANANGAHAVSHAMFEEGSGAAAEAFIEDWLPSYDRSGVLHGHIAWHQALAALERGDAARALSIYDGYVQPAASTGLPINIVTDTVSFLWRMAAYGHGVPAELWRQAADYAEEKFPTPGQAFIDVHLGLAQAATGRTGLLQQRIDDTTRLVEAGTLAAGPVVPGMCRAALAFAEERYATCVAILEPLASEVLRIGGSGAQREVFHDTLLVALMRSGETEKARRLLDQRLHRRPSPRDSAWMRSLAA, from the coding sequence ATGGCCCCTATCGATGGCCGCGGCCTGCCCATCACCACCAGCTCCGGCGAGGCGGCGGCGCTGTACCGCGAGGGCGTCGACCTGCTGCTTTCGGCCTGGCCGGGTGCGGTGGAGACGCTGCGCCGGGCGGTGGAGGCCGATCCGGGCTTCGCCCTCGCCCATGCGGCGCTGGCGCGGGCCCATGCCGTCCGGGCGGAACCGCAGGATGCGCGCAGACACATCGCCCAGGCGGTGGAACTCGCCCAGGTGAACGGCACCGAGCGGGAGCGGAGCCACGTGGAGGCGCTGTCCCTTGCCATCGGCGGGCAGGGCGCGCGGGCCCTCGACCGCGTCCTCACCCATCTCGACACCTGGCCGCGCGACGTCGTCATCTTCGGGCTGCCGCTCGGTGCCTTCGGCCTCTTCGCCTTTTCCGGCATGGCCGGGCACGACCAGGCCCGCGTCGACCTGTGCGAGCGCCACGCGGCCCAGTTCTCCGACGAGGACTGGTGGTTCCTGACCTATCGTGGCTGGTCGCAGGCGGAAAACGGCGCGGTCGCGCTCGGTCGCGATCTCGCGGAAAGAGGGTTCGCGCTGCGGCCGGCCAATGCCAACGGCGCCCATGCCGTCTCGCACGCCATGTTCGAGGAAGGGTCGGGAGCCGCGGCGGAGGCGTTCATCGAGGACTGGCTGCCGAGCTATGACCGGTCGGGGGTCCTGCACGGCCATATCGCCTGGCACCAGGCGCTGGCGGCGCTGGAGCGGGGCGATGCCGCGAGGGCTCTGTCCATCTATGACGGGTACGTCCAGCCGGCGGCATCGACCGGCCTGCCGATCAACATCGTCACCGACACGGTGTCGTTCCTCTGGCGAATGGCGGCCTACGGGCACGGCGTTCCCGCCGAGCTGTGGCGGCAGGCGGCGGATTATGCCGAGGAGAAGTTCCCGACGCCCGGCCAGGCCTTCATCGACGTGCATCTGGGGCTCGCCCAGGCGGCGACGGGCCGAACAGGGCTGTTGCAGCAGCGCATCGACGACACGACGAGGCTGGTCGAGGCCGGCACGCTGGCAGCCGGCCCCGTCGTGCCCGGCATGTGCCGGGCCGCCTTGGCCTTCGCGGAGGAGCGCTACGCGACCTGCGTCGCCATTCTAGAACCACTGGCGTCGGAGGTGTTGCGCATCGGCGGCAGCGGCGCGCAGCGCGAGGTCTTCCACGACACGCTGCTCGTCGCGCTGATGCGCAGCGGAGAGACCGAGAAGGCCCGCAGGCTGCTCGACCAACGCCTGCACCGGCGACCCTCGCCGCGCGACAGCGCGTGGATGCGGAGCCTCGCGGCCTGA
- a CDS encoding acyl-CoA dehydrogenase family protein, protein MQAELRAFREEVRAFCRQALPADIRRKVEENLSLERADHQRWQNILFQRGWMGGHWPREWGGRGWKPLQRWLFEQTLAEEGAPWLIPMGVAYVGPVIYTFGSDAQKRRFLPPILSADHFWAQGYSEPNAGSDLAGLKTRADLQGDHYVLNGQKTWTTYANWADWMFCLARTQSGERPQDGVSFLLVDMTSPGVTVRPIATMDGKHHVNEVFFDDVRVPAENLVGEEGKAWRYAKFLLVQERLIAAETGRIRHLLAGLRATAAALTEGGRPLAETPAFAARIADIAIDLAALEAVCARLLARADGDAPGGVEVNMLKIRSSELQQRVTEEMMRALGRLGIPFDPASLDPGADVPPAWPTGAVGMASEFMHLRAATIYGGSNEIQRGIIAKQGLGL, encoded by the coding sequence GTGCAGGCTGAACTCAGGGCATTCCGCGAGGAGGTGCGGGCCTTCTGCCGCCAGGCCCTGCCTGCGGACATCCGCCGCAAGGTCGAGGAGAACCTGTCCCTCGAGCGGGCGGACCACCAGCGCTGGCAGAACATCCTGTTCCAGCGGGGCTGGATGGGCGGCCACTGGCCCCGCGAGTGGGGAGGCCGCGGCTGGAAGCCGCTGCAGCGCTGGCTGTTCGAGCAGACCCTGGCCGAAGAGGGCGCACCCTGGCTGATCCCCATGGGCGTCGCCTATGTGGGACCGGTCATCTACACCTTCGGCAGCGACGCGCAGAAGCGCCGCTTCCTGCCGCCCATCCTCAGCGCCGATCACTTCTGGGCCCAGGGCTATTCGGAGCCGAATGCCGGCTCGGACCTCGCGGGCCTGAAGACCCGTGCCGACCTGCAGGGCGACCATTACGTCCTCAACGGGCAGAAGACCTGGACCACCTATGCCAACTGGGCGGACTGGATGTTCTGCCTGGCGCGGACGCAGTCGGGCGAGCGTCCCCAGGACGGTGTCTCCTTCCTGCTGGTGGACATGACATCCCCCGGCGTCACGGTCCGCCCCATCGCCACCATGGACGGCAAGCATCACGTCAACGAGGTCTTCTTCGACGACGTCCGCGTGCCGGCCGAGAACCTGGTCGGCGAGGAGGGCAAGGCCTGGCGTTACGCCAAGTTCCTGCTGGTCCAGGAGCGCCTGATCGCCGCCGAGACCGGACGCATCCGCCATCTTCTCGCCGGTCTGCGGGCGACCGCCGCAGCGCTGACCGAGGGCGGCCGGCCGCTGGCCGAGACCCCTGCCTTCGCCGCACGGATCGCCGACATCGCCATCGACCTCGCCGCGCTGGAAGCGGTCTGCGCCCGGCTGCTGGCGCGGGCGGACGGCGACGCTCCCGGCGGCGTCGAGGTCAACATGCTGAAGATCCGCTCCTCCGAACTGCAGCAGCGGGTCACCGAGGAGATGATGCGCGCCCTCGGCAGGCTCGGCATTCCCTTCGATCCCGCCTCGCTCGACCCGGGCGCAGACGTGCCGCCGGCCTGGCCGACGGGAGCCGTGGGCATGGCCAGCGAATTCATGCACCTGCGGGCGGCGACGATCTACGGCGGATCGAACGAGATCCAGCGCGGCATCATCGCGAAACAGGGGCTGGGCCTGTGA